A stretch of DNA from Cytobacillus luteolus:
GTCTTTTATTACACTTATCCTATAATCATTTTTATTTCGGGATGGGGTAGTAGATTGCATAATGTAAACAGACAGCAAATAATGAAAGAGATGATGAATTTACTTGAAGTTGATAACTTACACCAGCAATTTAAGTTTCTAGTAAAAGAGTGTTTAAATAGTAAAAGAAATTTTATCTTTGGAGAGCTCGCTATCCTTCATTATCGTATTTTTAAAGGGAAGGATAAGTTTATTAATAATAATAAGATAGCTGCAATTGTTGAACTTTTCATCATGTGCTATGAAATGATTGACAATTTAAGAGATAAGAAACAAATGAATATACCAGTATTTAACTCAATTGTGGTTAATAATGAGGTAGGGTTAATGGTATTGTGTAATAATTGGATTACTAGTATACCAATGCCTGAAAAGAATCGCGTTAAAGTAAAAAGAGCAATTCTTAATCACTTTTTAAATTATAGTAGTGGGAAGCCTCTGAAAAATGTTCATTCAGAAAAGGATTACATAGAAAGTGTTCGCTTAAAATCGGGAAAATTAACTTCTCTTGCCAGTGTAATCGGCTCATTGTGTGGGACGACTGATGAGAAGGACTTGACAACTGTTCGAAAGTATTCAGAACAAATCGGAGTCATTTCCCAGATAAATAAGGACTTAGAGAACATTTTAAGGACAGATGATGAAAATGATTTACTTAATTGGCCCAGCAGAACGCTACCAATTCATTATTTGTCACAAGGACAAAATCAGGAGTCACAAGATGTAATGTCAGCTATAAAGCTAGGTGAAGTTTACGTTGAACAGAAGTTACCACAATTAGTCGAAAAGGTAAAATGTTCGGGAGTCACCGATTATATTAAAATAGTTCACAAATTCCATCAACTTATAGCGTTGAGTTACCTTGTGGAATTAAATATAGATGAAAGTGATAGAAGACTTATTGAGGATTATATTCCGGCCCCTTAAATTACTCACCTTAACTAGAATTCCATTTTAAATATAGTATACTATAGTGGTAGACAGACTTCTTTAGAACTACCACTTTCTTGTTAAGGGATTGAAAAAATCGTGTTGAACTATAAAAAGTTGTTTATTTATACAACCCTCGTCGTTTCCTCTTTTCTGTTATTCTATTATGTTTTTCTTCTCTCGCAAAATCCTTATATAGGTCTTAGTGCAAAAGAGAAGGACGCTGAGAATAACTATATAGTTACAAAAATTTTTCCAAATAGCTGGGCCTATGAAACGGATATAAAAGAGGGAGACAAAATCCTCTTGCTAAATGGTGAAAATCCAGAGAAACACTATACATTGCGAATGTTTGGGAATGTTGAAAAGATAAATAGTCTAAGCATTGAACAAAATAATGAGAGTAAGACCTTTACTGTTAGTAATGAATCCAGTGTGAAAGAATTAATGATTCATCTAGTATATCCACTGGTCGTGTTTCTACTGTGTATTTCGCTTGGTCTCTATGTTTACTGGAGACATGAGAGCAATGTAACCTTTCATCTTCTCCTATTTATGATTTCGATTGGCATTACTTATTTAAGTGCCGGTGGTTCGGCCCGTGATGACATTTTAAGCAAGATTCTTAATATATCTTCTATGTTGTTAATGCCAGTATTTTTTATTCTGTATTTGAAAAGTTATTTTGAGTCTCGTTTTAACTTAGAAATTGTAAAAAAGAAAATAGTAATGGTTATACTTACTCTTTCTGTAGCTGTGATCGCTTTATTTGTTTCTAGTTTTTACTTTAACCAGATTTATAGTAGTACACTTACTGCAATCCTACTACTATTTGGCGTCCAAGTATTTTATATTATCTATCTACTAATTCGTAATTACATAAAACAAAACAGTCCTAAAGTGAAATTACACTTTAAAATATTATTGATCGGCTTCAGCTTGGCCTTTTTTCCTTTTATCTTCTTAAACATGATACCAGTAATAGTTGGTGGTGAAGAACTGATCTCGGGAGAACTTGGGGCTTCCTTTATTTTAATGATTCCTCTTACCATCGTTTATCTTGTTTTAGCTAAGCAATTTATCGATATTGATTTTGTCATAAGCCGACTAAGCTATAATGCTGTCATTTCTTTCATTTTTACGGTCGTAACAATGGTAAGTATCACTCTACTAGTCGATCATTCGTATTCTGGTATGAATTTAGTCAAATTCATGGTTATCTTGTTCTTAGCTTTGAATATCTTTTTGTATTTAATAAAAGATGTCTTTCATTACCAATTTAAAATGAGTGTTACTTCTGGTAAAAATTTTCACCAATATAGTCTCTATCGTTATATGGAGATGATTAAGAAAGAAAATTCAGAAGAACGTCTCTTTAAGGCACTTACTGATGAAGTGAAAAGTGTATTGAACGTAAAGGAAGCATCAGTTAAAAAGATACCTAGAGTGGGAGAACACTCTGAGATAGGAACTGTCTTGCAGGAGAAAGAAGCTTTTACTGTAAAACTTGACGATATAGCCGAATACCATCTCATCCTATCTAGTAGTCCTAAACCAAACGGTACGAAGCTGAATCGTGAAGAGAAGGAATGGCTCAATGCTATTGCGTACCATACAAATATAGCCTTAGAAAATATAAAGAAAATAGACGAACTAGTAACAGAATTAAGAGAAATAAAGGATTCCAAAAAAGGAAACTCCTCTTGGGCTGCAAAATTCATCTTCTCTCTATCTGAACAGGAAAGAATAAAGGTTTCAAAGGATATACATGATACGATTTTGCAGGAAACGATTTATCTTTATCGGAAACTAGAGGAATTAGAAGGATCAGATGACGCCAAGAAGATGAAAGAGGAAATGACTATGGTTCGTGAGATGCTGCTTGATAATATCTCCCTTATTCGAGAGGTTTGTCATGAGCTAAGACCTCCTTTCTTACTTGAAAATGGAATTCGCGCATCTCTTGAAGAACTTATTGACAAGGTTCAGTTACGAACGGATATTATAGTAGATTTTTATAGTGATTATCAGGCACCTATTGAGAAAGATGTTGATTTTTGCTTGAATATTTATCGGATATTTCAAGAGCTATTGAATAATGCTGTTAAACATTCAAAGGCTTCGACCATCCAACTAAGATTAGTTCAAGAGGGGGATACTCTTTCACTAGATTATACCGATGATGGAGTAGGGTTTGATAGTAATTATATAAAAAAAGAATCCCTTGGACTGATTAGTATGAAGGAAAGAGCGTATAGCTTTGATGGGACATGCTCCATCCATTCTGGAAAAAACAAGGGGACCTCTATTCAAATTATGTTTCCTCTTAAATTAGCAAAAGAAGCGCAGGTGATATAAATGATCAATTTATTAATCGTGGATGACCATCCTGCAATAGGTGAAGGAACGAAGCTTATCTTAGAACAGGAAGCTGACTTTAAGGTAGACTTCATAGACCCTAGTCTCGTTACAACAATTGATTTTAAAAAATACCAGGTATTTATTTTAGATTTATATATGCCTGAAATGAACGGGCTTGTTTTAACGAAGAATATTTTAGCTACTCATCCAGAAGCAATCATTCTTATTTATACTGGGTTTGAAATAAGTACGCATTTTACATTAATGATTGAAGCGGGCGTGCAAGGCTTTATTAGTAAAACCGCAACAAAGGAGCAACTAATCACATCAATTCGTTGTGCAATGAGAGATGAAGTTGTAATCCCACTGCA
This window harbors:
- a CDS encoding polyprenyl synthetase family protein → MHNVNRQQIMKEMMNLLEVDNLHQQFKFLVKECLNSKRNFIFGELAILHYRIFKGKDKFINNNKIAAIVELFIMCYEMIDNLRDKKQMNIPVFNSIVVNNEVGLMVLCNNWITSIPMPEKNRVKVKRAILNHFLNYSSGKPLKNVHSEKDYIESVRLKSGKLTSLASVIGSLCGTTDEKDLTTVRKYSEQIGVISQINKDLENILRTDDENDLLNWPSRTLPIHYLSQGQNQESQDVMSAIKLGEVYVEQKLPQLVEKVKCSGVTDYIKIVHKFHQLIALSYLVELNIDESDRRLIEDYIPAP
- a CDS encoding ATP-binding protein — translated: MLNYKKLFIYTTLVVSSFLLFYYVFLLSQNPYIGLSAKEKDAENNYIVTKIFPNSWAYETDIKEGDKILLLNGENPEKHYTLRMFGNVEKINSLSIEQNNESKTFTVSNESSVKELMIHLVYPLVVFLLCISLGLYVYWRHESNVTFHLLLFMISIGITYLSAGGSARDDILSKILNISSMLLMPVFFILYLKSYFESRFNLEIVKKKIVMVILTLSVAVIALFVSSFYFNQIYSSTLTAILLLFGVQVFYIIYLLIRNYIKQNSPKVKLHFKILLIGFSLAFFPFIFLNMIPVIVGGEELISGELGASFILMIPLTIVYLVLAKQFIDIDFVISRLSYNAVISFIFTVVTMVSITLLVDHSYSGMNLVKFMVILFLALNIFLYLIKDVFHYQFKMSVTSGKNFHQYSLYRYMEMIKKENSEERLFKALTDEVKSVLNVKEASVKKIPRVGEHSEIGTVLQEKEAFTVKLDDIAEYHLILSSSPKPNGTKLNREEKEWLNAIAYHTNIALENIKKIDELVTELREIKDSKKGNSSWAAKFIFSLSEQERIKVSKDIHDTILQETIYLYRKLEELEGSDDAKKMKEEMTMVREMLLDNISLIREVCHELRPPFLLENGIRASLEELIDKVQLRTDIIVDFYSDYQAPIEKDVDFCLNIYRIFQELLNNAVKHSKASTIQLRLVQEGDTLSLDYTDDGVGFDSNYIKKESLGLISMKERAYSFDGTCSIHSGKNKGTSIQIMFPLKLAKEAQVI
- a CDS encoding response regulator transcription factor — encoded protein: MINLLIVDDHPAIGEGTKLILEQEADFKVDFIDPSLVTTIDFKKYQVFILDLYMPEMNGLVLTKNILATHPEAIILIYTGFEISTHFTLMIEAGVQGFISKTATKEQLITSIRCAMRDEVVIPLQLLKQLKKVEAKPVGSELEDFSLNTREQQILVEVAKGSTNREIAENLILSQRTVEYCLTGIFNKFGVKSRTEALNKANKYGLIPSQLIETE